A window of the Lactuca sativa cultivar Salinas chromosome 5, Lsat_Salinas_v11, whole genome shotgun sequence genome harbors these coding sequences:
- the LOC111918648 gene encoding serine/threonine-protein kinase CTR1-like has product MQKLADYVGLPCRIARGCKYCVEDHRSSCLVKIQNDKSTREYVMDLIGQPGNMYNPDSSINGDILSSVPSPFQSSHLKEVEQVYVDRASISQVKSIEGGGGLCEEESSVVESKEMRCVSVPVPVPIDRNYRVCEMIETPKAVKYSSSEQLSDIDQGKSTIRSNSFPVTAPRYLTLEPSLAMDWLEIAWDDLHIKERIGAGSFGTVHRAEWHGSDVAVKVLTVQDFQDDQLKEFLREVSIMKRVRHPNVVLFMGAVTVRPHFSIVTEYLPRGSLFRLIHRPTAGEIMDQRRRIRMALDVAKGINYLHCLNPPIVHWDLKSPNLLVDKNWTVKVCDFGLSRFKANTFISSKSVAGTPEWMAPEFLRGEPSNEKSDVYSFGVILWELVTMHQPWNGLSPAQVVGAVAFQNRKLTIPINTPPALTSLTESCWADDPAQRPTFKSINLKEEISEAIDQLREVEYEEPKPKKQSAPTAKIGSNKKTVSKPVSSSDESEFESESSDDSDSSDEEEAPKKPAAVAKNGAAAATKKAK; this is encoded by the exons ATGCAGAAACTGGCAGACTATGTGGGACTACCTTGTCGCATAGCTCGAGGCTGCAAGTATTGTGTTGAAGATCATAGATCCTCATGCCTTGTCAAAATTCAAAACGATAAATCCACAAG GGAGTATGTAATGGATCTAATTGGGCAACCAGGAAACATGTATAATCCGGATTCATCAATAAATGGAGATATACTTTCTTCGGTGCCTTCACCATTTCAAAGCTCTCATTTGAAAGAAGTTGAACAAGTTTATGTGGACCGAGCATCCATTTCTCAAGTGAAGA GCATTGAAGGAGGAGGGGGACTATGTGAGGAAGAAAGCAGTGTAGTAGAATCAAAGGAAATGAGATGTGTCTCGGTCCCAGTCCCAGTCCCAATTGATAGAAACTATAGAGTTTGTGAGATGATTGAAACGCCAAAAGCAGTGAAATACAGTAGTAGTGAGCAGTTATCAGATATTGATCAAGGCAAGAGTACAATTAGAAGCAATAGTTTTCCTGTGACTGCTCCAAGGTACTTGACCCTTGAGCCATCTCTTGCAATGGACTGGCTGGAGATAGCTTGGGATGACTTGCATATCAAGGAGCGTATTGGTGCTG GCTCTTTTGGGACAGTGCATCGAGCAGAGTGGCATGGATCG GATGTGGCAGTTAAGGTATTAACTGTCCAGGACTTCCAAGATGATCAGTTGAAGGAGTTTCTGAGGGAg GTTTCAATTATGAAACGAGTGCGGCATCCGAATGTGGTTCTGTTCATGGGTGCAGTGACTGTTCGCCCACATTTTTCAATAGTGACAGAGTACTTACCTAG GGGTAGTCTATTTCGTCTTATACATCGACCAACAGCTGGTGAAATTATGGATCAAAGGCGACGTATACGCATGGCTTTGGATGTG GCAAAGGGTATCAATTATCTTCATTGTCTTAATCCTCCAATCGTTCACTGGGATCTCAAATCTCCAAACTTATTGGTCGATAAAAACTGGACTGTCAAG GTTTGTGATTTTGGGTTATCCAGATTTAAAGCAAATACTTTCATATCATCAAAATCTGTTGCAGGAACA CCTGAATGGATGGCCCCTGAATTCCTGCGTGGTGAGCCCTCGAATGAAAAATCTGATGTTTACAGTTTCGGTGTCATCTTGTGGGAGCTCGTCACCATGCATCAGCCATGGAATGGACTCAGCCCTGCCCAG GTTGTGGGAGCAGTGGCTTTCCAGAACAGGAAACTAACGATACCCATCAACACCCCTCCGGCATTAACTTCACTCACGGAATCATGTTGGGCCGA TGATCCTGCTCAACGCCCAACTTTTAAGAGCATT AACTTAAAAGAAGAGATCTCAGAGGCCATTGATCAGCTAAGGGAAGTTGAATATGAA GAACCTAAACCTAAGAAACAGTCCGCTCCTACAGCTAAAATTGGATCGAATAAAAAAACTGTTAGTAAACCTGTAAGTAGTTCAGATGAATCTGAATTTGAATCTGAATCATCGGATGATAGTGattcatcagatgaagaa GAGGCGCCAAAAAAGCCAGCTGCTGTTGCCAAGAATGGTGCTGCTGCAGCCACCAAGAAAGCCAAGTGA